One genomic segment of Miscanthus floridulus cultivar M001 unplaced genomic scaffold, ASM1932011v1 fs_310_1_2, whole genome shotgun sequence includes these proteins:
- the LOC136531253 gene encoding E3 ubiquitin-protein ligase IPI1-like, which yields MGVGAEPKEQAATAAGAPAEEDEAGGKEDKAAAVSCSICLDAVLSASGERSTARLHCGHEFHLDCIGSAFNAKGVMQCPNCRKIEKGNWLYANGSRSAHDVSMDEWVHDEDLYDVSYSEMPLRFHWCPFGRLAQLPSLFEEGESSPPITFHDFMGQHVFTEQVAVSAAPGTTHPCPYVAYLHPLPPLTSSSSSHVPERTMDRPAYHDHWNPMAGPSDVRPMQTMQPADFHHSHWAHVPHSYAQPNSNNEQPGIPFGTRAARVDGDSQRRASVVSPSYFSNGSGSRSRPPNVPPLMPQFMRAHGSISEQYQQNSSSSLFAGAHRSGGVRPAPTPLPENLTFSLFPPGSSGHSSMETDDVGGSRFYAWERDRFAPYPLMPVDCETSWWTSQQQSHSTSEPTSAPRRLFGQWLGVGRSSPENRSPEGSSYRQMHSPRM from the exons ATGGGCGTCGGTGCGGAGCCCAAGGAGCAGGCGGCGACGGCCGCCGGGGCgccggcggaggaggacgaggcgggcGGGAAGGAGGACAAGGCCGCCGCGGTGTCCTGCTCGATCTGCCTCGACGCCGTGCTCTCCGCGTCCGGGGAGAGGTCCACCGCCAGGCTGCACTGCGGCCACGAGTTCCACCTAG ATTGCATTGGATCAGCATTTAATGCCAAAGGGGTTATGCAATGCCCCAACTGCCGCAAAATTGAGAAAGGGAATTGGCTTTATGCAAATGGTTCCCGATCTGCACATGATGTTAGCATGGATGAGTGGGTCCATGATGAAGACCTTTATGATGTTAGCTACTCAGAAATG CCACTTCGCTTCCATTGGTGTCCATTTGGTCGCTTAGCACAACTTCCATCTTTATTTGA GGAAGGAGAATCATCACCTCCAATTACAT TTCATGACTTCATGGGACAACATGTGTTCACGGAGCAAGTAGCTGTATCTGCTGCACCAGGGACAACTCATCCTTGCCCCTATGTGGCATACTTGCATCCTCTTCCACCACTGACGTCATCATCAAGCTCCCATGTCCCTGAGAGAACTATGGATCGTCCTGCATACCATGATCATTGGAACCCCATGGCTGGGCCATCAGATGTTAGGCCCATGCAAACaatgcaacctgctgatttccaTCATAGCCATTGGGCACACGTGCCCCATTCTTATGCTCAACCCAACAGCAATAACGAGCAGCCAGGAATCCCTTTTGGAACAAGGGCTGCACGGGTTGATGGTGATAGCCAACGTCGAGCATCCGTTGTTTCTCCATCTTACTTCAGTAATGG ATCTGGTTCCAGATCTAGACCTCCCAATGTTCCTCCTTTGATGCCTCAATTCATGAGGGCTCATGGCAGCATCAGCGAACAGTACCAACAAAATTCATCTTCTAGCCTATTTGCTGGGGCACATAGGTCAGGAGGCGTGCGACCTGCCCCAACACCTCTACCAGAGAACCTCACCTTTTCCTTGTTCCCGCCGGGTTCATCTGGCCATAGTTCGATGGAGACTGATGATGTGGGAGGAAGCCGGTTCTACGCCTGGGAGCGTGACCGGTTCGCCCCATACCCGTTGATGCCCGTGGACTGCGAGACAAGCTGGTGGACCTCACAGCAGCAGTCTCATAGCACATCAGAGCCTACATCCGCTCCAAGGAGGCTGTTTGGGCAATGGCTCGGCGTCGGCAGGTCGTCCCCTGAAAATAGATCGCCCGAGGGGTCTTCGTATCGGCAAATGCACTCACCGCGGATGTAG
- the LOC136531254 gene encoding uncharacterized protein: protein MRCDFGNAAHEEEDVSLEGQMLPKKDAFRYLGSMLQKDGDIDADVCHRIKAGWMKWRQASSILCDKRVPQKLKGKFYRTAIRPPMLYGTECWPTKRRHVQQLSVAEMRMLRWICGHTRMDRVRNDDIRDRLGVAPIEEKLIQHRLRWFGHVQRRPSEAPVHCGVLSQDINVRRGKGRPKLTWGRQ from the coding sequence atgagatgcgactttggcaacGCTGCACATGAGGAggaagatgtgagtttggaaggtcaaatgTTGCCCAAGAAAGATGCCTTCCGTTAtctaggatcgatgctacagaaggatggagatattgatgcagacGTTTGCCACaggatcaaagcagggtggatgaagtggcgccaagcatctagcattctctgtgacaagagggtaccacaaaagcttaaaggcaAGTTTTacagaacggcgattagaccccCTATGCTGTATGgaacagaatgttggcctacaaaaagacgacatgtccaacaactgagtgttgcggAGATGCGTATGTTGCgctggatttgtggtcacacaaggatggaccgagttcggaacgatgatatacgtgatcgtctaggggtagcaccaatcgaagaaaagcttatccaacatcggttgaggtggtttggccatgtccaaaggagaccttcagaggcaccagtgcattgtggagtcctaagccaagataTTAATGTGAGGAGAGGTAAAGGAAGACCGAAGCtgacatgggggaggcaataa
- the LOC136531251 gene encoding gamma-tubulin complex component 4-like isoform X1, with the protein MLHELLLALLGFTGDFVLDASPPRRRAASQEAGGDGDGDGDGEVGPAFRLAPDLTFLQPSERTAIERLISLGFYYRELNRFATESRDMSWIQSSVDVSSPHSDKTQKGKVRKGSVYRRAIANGITEILSVYRSAVLQVEQNVLSDPLPILATVTHGLNKFEVVLPPLYELVMEIEQKDIKGGQLLNLLHKRCHCGVPELQSCIQRLLWHGHQVMFNQLTSWMVYGIIQDQYSEFFIRRQDDRDGENESSQRDVSDKFKQKLAKDTSLASWHTGFHVSLDMLPEYIHMRVAESILFAGKAIRVLRNPSPATLQEPVNQSQNSKGSHGMLSFVGGSGAPKELPSFSIISAEELLPQAEADKIDVMLKELKHSSEFHKRPFESAVGSIRTIAANHLWQLVVVRADLNGHLKALKDYFLLAKGDFFQCFLEESRQLLRLPPRQSTAEADLMIPFQLAALKTIGEEDKYFTRVSLRMLSYGMKSSTSQKDLQKPNALELSSQGKATSELALDGWDSIALEYSVDWPLQLFFTPDVLSKYRKVFQYLIRLKRTQMELEKSWAAVMHKDHADFSDYCKDRKNNSATQLRRQRSKPLWRVREHMAFLIRNLQFYIQVDVIESQWNVLQSHVQDSHDFTELVSFHQEYLSALVSQSFLDIGSVSRILDSIMKLCLQFCWSIEQYETRPNISEIDHITEEFDKKSNSLYTILRSSRLAGSQRAPFLRQFLMRLNFNSFFETTARGVMNSGRLRPSTAGAQL; encoded by the exons ATGCTGCACGAGCTCCTCCTCGCGCTGCTCGGCTTCACCGGCGACTTCGTCCTCGACGCctccccgccgcgccgccgcgccgcgtCCCAGGAAGCCGGCGGGGATGGAGACGGGGACGGAGACGGCGAGGTGGGCCCCGCCTTCCGCCTCGCTCCGGACCTCACCTTCCTCCAGCCATCCGAGAG GACTGCTATTGAGAGGCTCATATCTCTGGGATTTTACTACAGAGAACTGAACCGCTTTGCAACCGAGTCTCGTGACATGAGCTGGATTCAGTCTTCTGTAGATGTTTCATCACCTCATTCTGATAAAACTCAGAAGGGAAAAGTGAGAAAAGGGAGTGTGTACAGGAGGGCAATTGCCAATGGTATTACAGAGATTCTGTCAGTGTACAGATCAGCTGTTCTACAGGTCGAGCAAAATGTGTTGTCAGATCCGTTGCCTATCCTTGCGACAGTAACTCACGGGTTAAACAAG TTTGAGGTCGTTCTGCCTCCACTGTATGAGCTTGTTATGGAAATCGAGCAGAAAGACATCAAGGGTGGACAACTTCTTAATCTTTTGCACAAACGGTGCCATTGTGGGGTTCCAGAACTGCAAAGCTGCATTCAGAG GTTACTTTGGCATGGACACCAGGTCATGTTCAACCAGCTGACATCTTGGATGGTTTATGGGATTATTCAAGATCAGTACAGTGAATTTTTCATTAGAAG GCAAGACGACAGGGATGGGGAGAATGAATCATCTCAGCGTGATGTTTCTGATAAGTTTAAGCAGAAATTAGCTAAAGACACATCCTTGGCTAGTTGGCATACAGGATTTCATGTATCATTG GACATGTTGCCTGAGTATATCCACATGCGAGTTGCAGAGTCCATTCTCTTCGCTGGCAAAGCAATAAGGGTGCTTCGAAATCCAAGTCCTGCTACATTGCAGGAACCTGTTAACCAAAGCCAGAACTCTAAAGGATCTCATGGAATGCTAAGCTTTGTAGGAGGTTCTGGCGCTCCAAAAGAATTGCCAAGCTTCTCTATCATCAGCGCAGAAGAACTACTGCCACAAGCTGAAGCCGATAAAATTGATGTTATGCTCAAGGAGCTAAAG CATTCTTCTGAATTTCACAAACGGCCTTTTGAGTCTGCTGTCGGCTCAATACGTACAATTGCAGCTAATCATCTCTGGCAG CTAGTGGTGGTACGtgctgatctcaacggtcatttgAAGGCATTGAAAGATTATTTTCTTTTAGCAAAAGGTGACTTTTTCCAG TGTTTTCTTGAGGAAAGCCGCCAATTACTGCGTTTACCGCCTCGTCAATCTACAGCCGAAGCAGATCTCATGATCCCATTTCAGCTG GCTGCATTGAAGACTATCGGTGAGGAAGATAAGTACTTTACCAGAGTCTCATTAAG GATGCTATCATATGGTATGAAAAGTAGCACATCTCAGAAAGATCTCCAAAAACCCAATGCTTTAGAGCTTTCTTCACAAGGAAAAGCTACATCGGAATTAGCACTTGATGGGTGGGATAGTATTGCTCTGGAATATTCCGTCGACTGGcctctgcagctcttcttcactcCTGATGTTCTGTCCAA GTATCGCAAGGTTTTCCAGTATCTCATCCGATTAAAGAGGACACAAATGGAACTTGAGAAATCCTGGGCAGCTGTAATGCATAAAGACCATGCTGATTTTTCTGATTACTGCAAGGATCGGAAAAATAACTCTGCAACACAACTGCGTCGACAACGCTCTAAGCCTTTGTGGCGAGTAAGGGAGCATATGGCATTCTTGATCAGAAACCTACAATTTTACATCCAG GTTGATGTAATTGAGTCGCAGTGGAATGTTTTACAATCTCACGTGCAAGATTCACATGATTTTACAGAGCTAGTGAGTTTTCATCAAGA ATATTTGTCAGCACTGGTTTCACAATCCTTCCTGGATATTGGATCAGTCTCTAGGATACTGGACAGCATAATGAAGCTTTGCTTGCAGTTCTGCTGGAGCATCGAACAATATGAAACTCGCCCAAATATTTCTGAGATTGATCACATAACTGAG gaGTTCGACAAGAAGTCAAATTCGCTGTACACTATCTTGAGGAGTAGTCGCCTTGCCGGTAGTCAAAGAGCACCTTTCCTGAGGCAATTTCTGATGAGGCTAAACTTCAACTCTTTCTTTGAG ACCACCGCAAGGGGAGTGATGAATTCAGGAAGGCTGCGCCCAAGCACTGCAGGTGCTCAGCTATAA
- the LOC136531251 gene encoding gamma-tubulin complex component 4-like isoform X2, which yields MSWIQSSVDVSSPHSDKTQKGKVRKGSVYRRAIANGITEILSVYRSAVLQVEQNVLSDPLPILATVTHGLNKFEVVLPPLYELVMEIEQKDIKGGQLLNLLHKRCHCGVPELQSCIQRLLWHGHQVMFNQLTSWMVYGIIQDQYSEFFIRRQDDRDGENESSQRDVSDKFKQKLAKDTSLASWHTGFHVSLDMLPEYIHMRVAESILFAGKAIRVLRNPSPATLQEPVNQSQNSKGSHGMLSFVGGSGAPKELPSFSIISAEELLPQAEADKIDVMLKELKHSSEFHKRPFESAVGSIRTIAANHLWQLVVVRADLNGHLKALKDYFLLAKGDFFQCFLEESRQLLRLPPRQSTAEADLMIPFQLAALKTIGEEDKYFTRVSLRMLSYGMKSSTSQKDLQKPNALELSSQGKATSELALDGWDSIALEYSVDWPLQLFFTPDVLSKYRKVFQYLIRLKRTQMELEKSWAAVMHKDHADFSDYCKDRKNNSATQLRRQRSKPLWRVREHMAFLIRNLQFYIQVDVIESQWNVLQSHVQDSHDFTELVSFHQEYLSALVSQSFLDIGSVSRILDSIMKLCLQFCWSIEQYETRPNISEIDHITEEFDKKSNSLYTILRSSRLAGSQRAPFLRQFLMRLNFNSFFETTARGVMNSGRLRPSTAGAQL from the exons ATGAGCTGGATTCAGTCTTCTGTAGATGTTTCATCACCTCATTCTGATAAAACTCAGAAGGGAAAAGTGAGAAAAGGGAGTGTGTACAGGAGGGCAATTGCCAATGGTATTACAGAGATTCTGTCAGTGTACAGATCAGCTGTTCTACAGGTCGAGCAAAATGTGTTGTCAGATCCGTTGCCTATCCTTGCGACAGTAACTCACGGGTTAAACAAG TTTGAGGTCGTTCTGCCTCCACTGTATGAGCTTGTTATGGAAATCGAGCAGAAAGACATCAAGGGTGGACAACTTCTTAATCTTTTGCACAAACGGTGCCATTGTGGGGTTCCAGAACTGCAAAGCTGCATTCAGAG GTTACTTTGGCATGGACACCAGGTCATGTTCAACCAGCTGACATCTTGGATGGTTTATGGGATTATTCAAGATCAGTACAGTGAATTTTTCATTAGAAG GCAAGACGACAGGGATGGGGAGAATGAATCATCTCAGCGTGATGTTTCTGATAAGTTTAAGCAGAAATTAGCTAAAGACACATCCTTGGCTAGTTGGCATACAGGATTTCATGTATCATTG GACATGTTGCCTGAGTATATCCACATGCGAGTTGCAGAGTCCATTCTCTTCGCTGGCAAAGCAATAAGGGTGCTTCGAAATCCAAGTCCTGCTACATTGCAGGAACCTGTTAACCAAAGCCAGAACTCTAAAGGATCTCATGGAATGCTAAGCTTTGTAGGAGGTTCTGGCGCTCCAAAAGAATTGCCAAGCTTCTCTATCATCAGCGCAGAAGAACTACTGCCACAAGCTGAAGCCGATAAAATTGATGTTATGCTCAAGGAGCTAAAG CATTCTTCTGAATTTCACAAACGGCCTTTTGAGTCTGCTGTCGGCTCAATACGTACAATTGCAGCTAATCATCTCTGGCAG CTAGTGGTGGTACGtgctgatctcaacggtcatttgAAGGCATTGAAAGATTATTTTCTTTTAGCAAAAGGTGACTTTTTCCAG TGTTTTCTTGAGGAAAGCCGCCAATTACTGCGTTTACCGCCTCGTCAATCTACAGCCGAAGCAGATCTCATGATCCCATTTCAGCTG GCTGCATTGAAGACTATCGGTGAGGAAGATAAGTACTTTACCAGAGTCTCATTAAG GATGCTATCATATGGTATGAAAAGTAGCACATCTCAGAAAGATCTCCAAAAACCCAATGCTTTAGAGCTTTCTTCACAAGGAAAAGCTACATCGGAATTAGCACTTGATGGGTGGGATAGTATTGCTCTGGAATATTCCGTCGACTGGcctctgcagctcttcttcactcCTGATGTTCTGTCCAA GTATCGCAAGGTTTTCCAGTATCTCATCCGATTAAAGAGGACACAAATGGAACTTGAGAAATCCTGGGCAGCTGTAATGCATAAAGACCATGCTGATTTTTCTGATTACTGCAAGGATCGGAAAAATAACTCTGCAACACAACTGCGTCGACAACGCTCTAAGCCTTTGTGGCGAGTAAGGGAGCATATGGCATTCTTGATCAGAAACCTACAATTTTACATCCAG GTTGATGTAATTGAGTCGCAGTGGAATGTTTTACAATCTCACGTGCAAGATTCACATGATTTTACAGAGCTAGTGAGTTTTCATCAAGA ATATTTGTCAGCACTGGTTTCACAATCCTTCCTGGATATTGGATCAGTCTCTAGGATACTGGACAGCATAATGAAGCTTTGCTTGCAGTTCTGCTGGAGCATCGAACAATATGAAACTCGCCCAAATATTTCTGAGATTGATCACATAACTGAG gaGTTCGACAAGAAGTCAAATTCGCTGTACACTATCTTGAGGAGTAGTCGCCTTGCCGGTAGTCAAAGAGCACCTTTCCTGAGGCAATTTCTGATGAGGCTAAACTTCAACTCTTTCTTTGAG ACCACCGCAAGGGGAGTGATGAATTCAGGAAGGCTGCGCCCAAGCACTGCAGGTGCTCAGCTATAA